A portion of the Candidatus Poribacteria bacterium genome contains these proteins:
- a CDS encoding adenylate kinase: MRLVIFGPPGVGKGTQATRVATRYGLAHISTGDTLRQTIRSGSPLGLELRSYLDKGLLAPDLLVADIIERRLIQPDCRPGFILDGFPRTLAQAYTLDSLLKKRRLLLDATFFLDAEDDVIIERISGRRTCPHCGRSFHVTFAPPRVDGVCDADGEELVQRPDDEPVAVRKRLEVYNEETAPLREYFDRQGLLVSVDGTQSADAVESAIVQYLTEHVTERP, translated from the coding sequence ATGCGGTTGGTCATCTTCGGACCTCCCGGAGTTGGCAAGGGCACTCAGGCGACGCGGGTCGCCACGCGCTACGGGCTCGCGCACATCTCCACGGGCGACACGCTGCGACAGACGATTCGGTCGGGGTCGCCGCTCGGACTGGAGTTGCGGTCGTACTTGGACAAGGGGCTACTGGCACCCGATCTGCTGGTGGCGGATATCATCGAGCGACGGCTGATCCAGCCGGATTGCCGTCCGGGGTTCATCCTCGACGGCTTCCCACGGACGCTGGCTCAGGCGTACACGCTCGACTCGCTGCTGAAGAAACGCCGCCTGCTGCTGGATGCGACGTTCTTCCTCGATGCCGAGGACGACGTGATCATCGAGCGGATCTCGGGCAGACGCACCTGCCCCCATTGTGGGCGGTCGTTCCATGTGACGTTCGCTCCGCCTCGGGTGGATGGCGTCTGTGACGCCGATGGCGAGGAGCTCGTGCAGAGACCCGATGACGAACCGGTCGCCGTGCGGAAGCGTCTCGAGGTCTATAACGAAGAGACGGCTCCGCTTCGAGAGTATTTCGACCGTCAAGGCTTGCTGGTCTCGGTGGACGGCACGCAATCCGCGGACGCCGTCGAGTCGGCGATCGTGCAGTACCTCACGGAGCATGTGACCGAGCGACCGTAG
- the infA gene encoding translation initiation factor IF-1, which yields MAKDGIEMEGVVNESLPNAVFRVKLDNGHEVLAHISGRMRVNYIRIVPGDRVKVELSPYDLTRGRIVLRKK from the coding sequence ATGGCGAAGGACGGGATCGAGATGGAGGGAGTGGTCAACGAGTCGCTCCCCAATGCCGTCTTCCGCGTCAAGCTGGACAACGGGCACGAAGTGCTCGCCCACATCTCCGGGCGGATGCGGGTCAACTACATCAGGATCGTGCCGGGCGACCGCGTCAAGGTGGAGCTTTCGCCCTACGACTTGACTCGAGGCCGCATCGTCCTGCGCAAGAAGTAG
- the rpsM gene encoding 30S ribosomal protein S13, whose translation MARIAGVELPRNKRIEVGLTYIYGIGPFTSSRILEHIELDPATKTDDLTEDDVNRLRDALERLGEILPQQESSYYNTFIEGDLRRETDMNIKRLTDINCYRGTRHRRGLPVRGQRTSTNARTRKGRARTISVGRKAKAKH comes from the coding sequence ATGGCACGTATCGCCGGCGTCGAGTTGCCGAGGAATAAGCGCATCGAGGTTGGGCTCACCTACATCTATGGGATTGGGCCGTTCACTTCGTCTAGGATCCTAGAGCACATCGAGCTGGATCCCGCCACTAAGACGGACGATCTGACCGAAGACGATGTGAACCGCCTTCGTGATGCCCTGGAGCGTCTCGGCGAAATCCTGCCGCAGCAGGAATCCTCTTACTACAACACGTTCATCGAGGGTGACCTGCGGCGCGAAACGGACATGAACATCAAGCGGCTGACGGACATCAACTGCTACCGAGGCACGCGGCATCGCCGCGGACTGCCCGTTCGGGGTCAGCGCACGAGCACGAACGCCAGGACCCGCAAGGGCCGCGCCCGGACGATCTCCGTCGGCCGCAAGGCGAAGGCGAAGCACTGA
- the rpmJ gene encoding 50S ribosomal protein L36, with product MKVRASVKKMCDKCRVVKRAGVLRVICQNPRHKQRQG from the coding sequence ATGAAGGTTCGGGCGTCCGTGAAGAAGATGTGCGACAAGTGCCGCGTTGTGAAGCGCGCGGGAGTCTTGCGCGTCATCTGCCAGAATCCACGACACAAGCAGCGACAGGGCTAG
- the rpsK gene encoding 30S ribosomal protein S11: MRSRGTRTRRRERKNITNGIAHIQTTFNNTIITITDERGDTISWATGGSAGFTGSRKSTPFAAQQAAEACARSAMEHGVRRVQVWVKGPGSGRESAIRALHSAGIEVTLIKDVTPIPHNGCRPPKRART, encoded by the coding sequence GTGCGGTCGAGAGGTACGCGTACACGGCGGCGCGAGCGCAAGAACATCACGAACGGCATCGCGCACATTCAGACGACGTTCAATAACACGATCATCACGATCACCGACGAGCGTGGCGACACGATCTCCTGGGCGACGGGCGGCTCGGCGGGCTTCACCGGCTCGCGCAAGAGCACGCCGTTCGCTGCGCAGCAGGCTGCGGAGGCGTGTGCGCGCTCTGCCATGGAACACGGCGTGCGCCGCGTTCAGGTGTGGGTGAAGGGCCCAGGGTCGGGGCGAGAGTCCGCGATCCGCGCGCTCCATTCCGCCGGTATCGAGGTGACGCTGATCAAGGACGTCACGCCGATCCCGCACAACGGATGCCGACCCCCCAAGCGCGCCAGAACCTGA